The Actinomycetota bacterium genome segment CCCAGGATGTGATCGTGTACCAGGGGATGATCGTCTGTCGACAACGCCCGTCAGGTCCGCCCTGTCGGCCTCCGTGTTGTCTGCCACCCACTGCTGCACCGCACCGATGATCGTCCGCTGGTTGGCAAAGCACGCTCGCTCCTGTGCCCGACCGCGTGCGACATTGAACACCGGGATTGCGATCGCCACCAGTATCCCGATGATCAGGACGACAACCATCAACTCAACAGTTGTGAAGCCCCCCGGGTCCCTGCTCCGCATCGTGGCCCTTTCTGCTCGCCTGATGTTGCATCGCCGCAGGTCAGGCCTCGGCCATCTGCGCTTTGAGCGCGACGACCTTCTCCCGGTATTCCGGCAGGGAGGTTCCCAGTATCTGCGTCGCCAGTATCGCGGCGTTCTTCGCTCCGTTGATCGCAACGCACGCCACGGGCACGCCGGTCGGCATCTGCACCATCGACAGAAGCGAGTCGAGCCCGCCGAGATCGGAGGTCTTCATCGGAACCGTCACGACCGGTAGCGGCGTGAATGCCGCAACAACCCCGCCAAGATGGGCGGCCTTGCCCGCGGCAGCGATGATGACCTTGAGCCCGCGATCAGCAGCACCGCCCGCCCACTCGTGCACACGATCAGGATTGCGATGCGCCGAAGCGACGAGCGTCTCGTAGGGCACACCGAGTTCCTCGAGCTGCGCGGCGCATCCCTCCATAACGTCCATGTCGGACTTCGAGCCCATGATGATTCCAACGAGTGGCGTGTCAGACATGTTCTCCTCCGGTGTGGTCGATTCCGGGAGCTTCCCCGGCCTCCTGTGCCGACATTGTAGCGGGTGTTGCGCGCGTGCGCGTGGCAAGATGCACGGCGACGAGGCCGACGGTTGCGAGCGCAAGAGAAAGGGAGACGACCGTCGATGCCGATTCGAGGCGTTCGATGGGGCTTGCGGACCCCGACATCACTACGGCGACAATGAGCGCCCTCACATACAGCCCCGGCTGCTGTAGCCATAGGCTCCTCGGCGCGCCCATCTTGCGTACCGCAACAAATGCGAACAGGCCAAGCGAGAGGTAGTATGTCGCCCCGTTCACGATGATCGCCCAGTTCACGAGCGCAAGCTCCGAGCCGAGCGGCGCCGACTGTCGAAACATCGCGTACTGGACCGGCGCCTGAGTGAGCGTCGAGATGAGTCCGACGAACGCTGCAAGCGCAAGGAACCACATCGCGACGCGCGTCTCGACCGCGTGCAATCCACCTTCCAGGCCAAGAAAGGCCAGCCCACGCATGCGCCGGGGAGTTGGCCGTTCATCGACGAGGTCGGACTCGCGATCGCGTGAGTCCCCCTCGAGGCCCGCGGACCGGAAACGTCCAAGCACCTCAGCGGGTCTGGCGCCCAGCACGTGAGCGAACCAGGCTCCCGCGATGCACCCTGCGGACACACCAAGCGCATGCCAGATCTGTCCGACCTGCATTGGTGGCAGACCGAGTTCCAGCACCTCAAGGGAGGCATCGCCTCCGTACACTACGAGCCGAAACATCATGTCGGCCCCCAGCGCCGCCGCCGTGGCGAGCAGCGCGAAAGCGGCAGCGTAGGCGGCCAGCACCCGGGGCGCCCGGGCAACACGCACCGCGACAAACACGAGAACACCTGCGACGAGGAAGCCCAGCGCGAACTCCCACAAGAGCTGCCCCCATCGCATCAGAAGCGGTGGCTCGATTCCCATCGAGAGCAGTGTGTCGACGTCGAGTGCTCGGCCAATGACGGGCCCCGCAAGCGCAAGCCAGAGCGCTGCGTGACGCTCCTCGGCTGGGAAATAGCGCTCGACCTTCACATCGCTCCGGGCGGCACCGGCAGGTGCTCGTCGTCCTCGGTCTGGCCCGCCGCTACTGCAACCGCATCCGCGGAGACACACGCTGCCTCCCCCGCGTCGCCGAACAGCAGCTCACGCTCGACGTCGGGAAGCGCGCTGCGCGCCTGGTCGCGCACCGAGTTCACGCCCACGAAGAACTCCCGCATCATCGCGACGAGAAGGTAGCGACCGCGCGGTGTGAGCGTGATGCGCTCGTCATCGTTGCGGTCGAACGCACCGGCGGCGCGCATGAAGGTGATCTCGACCGGAAGGCCGCGCTCGATCGAGACACCGAAGTCGCGTTCGAACGCCTTCTTGTCGAGCGACAGACCGAACAGCCCCATCATGAAGCGGTAACGCATGCGTTCGTTGCTGGAGAAATCTCGCTTCGCGGTCGCACCCGTCTTGCCGGCGTCGATGCGCTCCGCATATTCGGCGAGCGAGAACGTATTGACCCAGAGAGCACCGTTCAGGAACGAGAACGCGCCCGAGCCGATGCCGACATAGTCCTCGTAGTCCACTATGTACTCGTCGATCATGCCGCCACCCGTCCGCGAGAACGTCCACGCGCTCGCATGCTCAAAAGACCCGGAGAGCGCATCACTGACGGCCTGGTAGAACGCGTTCTCGCGCCGGTATGAAACGGCACCTACGGTTTGCCTGAGCGACTTGCGCACGGCCGGCGAGGCCATGAGTGGGTAGAACGTCGTCTGGTTCGTGCCGGAAGCCTTGAGCATCTCGACATCGCGCAGAAGCATCTCGCGGGTCTGGCTCGGGAAGTTGAAGATCATGTCAACGTTGAGCGAATGGAAGCGCCCTGCGGCCCACTTGAGGCGCTCTAGGATATCCTCGGCAGACCCGTACTTGTCGTAGCGCTCCATCTGCTTGAGCAGCTCATTGTCGAAGGACTGCACGCCGACGCTGAAGCGATTCACGCGGCCAATGAGCGGGTCCACGATTTCGGGAACCAGGTGATCGGGATTCGATTCCGAGGAGACTTCCCGGATCGAGAAGAGCGATTTCGCGCGGTCGATGGTGTCGCAGAGCTCGTCGATCATGACCGTGGGCGTGCCGCCGCCGACGTACATCGATGTGAAGTCATAGCCCAGGTCGGCAACCATTTGCATCTCGCGGCGCAGGTGCCCGAAGTAGGGCACAGCGCGGTCGACCGAAAAGGGAAAGCGGTTGAACGAGCAGTACGGACACAGGCGCGTGCAGAACGGCACGTGCACGTAGAGCATGTACTCACGGCCAGCAACGGGGTCGGGCAGGGTGCGCACCTCGGTGGGCGTGAGACGCAGGTACTTCTTGTTCGCGTCCCGTACGACGGCAGTCAGCAGGCGTTCTGCAAGCATGCCAGCCTACGATTCCCAGGCTGCGCGGCCACGCATTGCCCGCGCGCCGATGTCGGTGCGGAAGAACATGCCGTCCCACGAGATCCTCGCGACCGCCTCGTAGGCCCGGTCACGTGCCGAGGAGAAGTCGGCGCCAAGAGCGGTCACGTTGAGCACGCGGCCGCCCGCGGTCACGAGCACGCCGCTGTCGTCAAGCATCGTACCCGCATGGTAGACGGTCACGTCAGGCAAGGCTTCCGCGTCGGAGATGCCAGAGATGGCCTTGCCCGTCTCGTAGTCGTTCGGGTAGCCTCCGCTGGCGAGCACGACCGAGACGGCCCACTCGTCGCGCCATGCGAGGTCGACCTCGGCCAGGCGGCCTTCGGCCGTGGCGAGCATGATGTCTGCGAGATCACCGTCGAGGCGCGGCAGGAGAACCTGTGTCTCCGGGTCCCCGAACCGCGCGTTGAACTCCAGCAGCTTGGGGCCCTCATCGGTGAGGATGAACCCGCCGTAGAGGACTCCGCGATAGTCGATGCCCTCCTCGGCCAAGCCCTTCGCGGTGCGCTCCAGGAGCTCCACCATGACGGCGTGCTCCGCTTCGTCGACGATCGGCACGGGGGAGTAGACGCCCATGCCGCCGGTGTTCGGACCCTCGTCGCCGTCGTACGCGCGCTTGTGGTCCTGCGCGGGAGCCATAGGGATGACGGCCTCGCCGTCGACGAAAGCGAGCAGTGAGCACTCGGGGCCGCGGAGGAACTCCTCGATGAGCACGGTCGAACCTGCATCGCCGAACCGTCCGGCGAAACATTCCCGAACGGCCTCGCGGGCGGTGTGGATGTCCATCGCGACAGTGACGCCCTTGCCCGCGGCCAGGCCATCGGCCTTGACGACGATCGGCGCGCTCACCTCATCGAGGTACTCCATGGCGGCGGCCTCGTCGGTGAACGCCTCGGAGAAACCGGCGGGGATGTCATGACGGTGCATGAGCTGTTTCGCGAACTCCTTCGAACCCTCGATGCGCGCACCTGCCGCGCCCGGGCCGAAGACGGGGATTCCACCGTCGCGCACCACGTCGGCAACGCCGGCCACAAGCGGCGCCTCGGGGCCGATCACGACGAGTCCGACGCCGTTGCCGCGTGCGAACTCCAGCACAGCCTGGCCATCATCCGCGTCGACCACGACGTTCTCGGCGATTGTCGCAGTCCCGCCGTTGCCTGGAGCGACGTAGATAGTGTCGGCCTTCTGGGACTCAGCAAGCTTGGTCACTATCGCGTGCTCACGGCCGCCGCTGCCGAGGACGAGGATGCGCATGGTGCCCCCAAGAGATGTCGGAATGAGGTCAGTCCGCGCGCGCGCAGACCCCACAGATTGTAGCCCAACCCAGACTGCGGCGCGGGATACCGTTCGGAGGTCGCATGTGTCCGCTCGGCGACCACATGCTAGCCGCATGCACCGGAATACGATTAACCGTCTGTCCGTTAGGCGCTCGTCGGCGACCGTCGGTCACACATGTTGCCGTTCGTCCGGTCGATGGAAGGACTGAAGGAGATCCTCACAATGCAGGTTCGGATGGCGACACGAGTGGCAGCGGTGGTGGCGATCGTGGCTGCCACGCTCCTTGGCGGGATAGCGATGGCCTCCGCACCCCCCGCGCCAGCGAGCGCTCCCGTGCACGTGGCAAGCAGCGTGTCGTCGCTTGCGTCGGGGTCCGTGACCATCAAGGTCACCATCCAGCACCGCATCGAAATGTCTGTGGCCAGGGACGGCAGCGTGATCGTCCGGACGAATTGCGACATCTGCGCCGCAGACCTCGCAAGCCTGCCGGATCCGTCGACGGCGATCTTGCCGGTTCACGGGAACTAGCGGCTAGGCGACCTCGGCACCTAGCAACCCCTTCCGCAGGGCTACTGCCGTGGCTCCCAGCGGCGCACGATCGTCTGCTCGCGGCTGGGTCCGACCGCGATCATCGCTACCGGGACTTCGGCAAGGTCTTCGATGAACTGGATGTAGTCTCGCGCTTCCTTGGGGAGTTCATCGAAGTCCCGACACCCGGTGATGTCGGCCTTCCACCCGGGCAGCTCCTCGTAGATGGGCCGCGCCTTGTGAAACTTCGTCTGGTGGCAGGGCAGATCGTTGTAGCGGTGCCCCTCGTGGTCGTAGGCAACGCAGACCTTGATCGTGTCGAGTTCAGAAAGCACGTCAAGCTTGGTGATGATGAGATCGGTCAACCCCGCGACCTGCACCGCGTAGCGAACGATGACCGCGTCGTACCAGCCGGCACGGCGCTCCCGCCCGGTCGTCGTGCCGTATTCGTGACCAACCTCGATGAGGTGGCGACCGACCTCGTCGCCGAGCTCAGTCGGGAACGGGCCCGACCCGACACGCGTGATGTAGGCTTTCGCGATCCCGAGAACCCGGTCGATGACCCTCGGGCCTACGCCGGCGCCCGTGCAGGCACCGCCGGCGATAGGGCTCGAGGAGGTCACGAACGGGTACGTGCCGTGATCGATGTCGAGCATGACGCCCTGGGCACCCTCGAAAAGCACCCACTGGTCGGCACGCAACGCCGTGTTGATCGCAAGCGAAGTGTCCGCGATGTGCGGCTTGATGCGCTCGGCGTACTCCAGATACTCCTCGGCGATCTGGTCTACCGTGTAGGTGGGAAGACCGTAGAGCTTCTCGAGGATGTCGTTCTTCTCGTGGAGCGCGGCTTCGATCTTCTTGCGGAAGATGTGCTCGTCGGTGAGGTCCTGGATGCGCAGGCCCATGCGCGAGGCCTTGTCCTGGTACGCCGGGCCGATGCCGCGACGGGTGGTGCCGATCTCGAGCTTGCCTAGGCGACGCTCGCTCGCCCCGTCGAGATCGCGGTGATACGGCATGATGATATGCGCGTTGCAGCTGATGAGGAGCTTGTGCGTGGACAGGCCGTCGGCCTCGAGCTGATCCATCTCCTCGAGCAGCACCTTGGGGTCGATGACGCACCCGTTGCCGATGACCGGCGTGATGTGCGGATACATGATGCCACTCGGGATGAGGTGTAACTTCAGCGTGCGCCCACCGTGAATGACGGTGTGGCCTGCGTTGTTTCCGCCCTGGAAGCGCACGACGTAGTCGAAATCGTCCGCAATGAGGTCGGTGATCTTGCCCTTGCCCTCGTCGCCCCATTGGGCGCCGACAAGAACTATTCCGGCCATGGTGTGAGGCTCCCTGTTGTAATCGATCCCGCGGACCCTCGCCGCCGCTCCCGGACCGGTCGCGCCGTCCGGGCCCGGCGACGCGCACTGCGCCCGCACGACGGCGGACGCCCGGGTAAGTATGCCTGACGAGGGCGTTTCGCGCTAGTCGCGGGGCGCGGACAGGTTCACAGGTTCATCGGGCCATCGGTTCATCGACGTCGGCAACGAATCACCAGCTCGTCAGGTGGCCGACGAACTCAACGCAGCGATCAGTATCGTGAGCAGGCCGACATCGATAATCAGAACGGCCAGGCCGATGCCGACAAGAGCCGCCGACCTCACCTTCGTGCCAGCGACAGCCAGGTAGATCAGCATCGCACCCAGAGGCATCCATACGAGTAGCCACTCAATCGGTCCAAGTGCAGCAGAGAACAGGCTCTCTCTGATCGGCGTCCCTTCCATGAGAACCCCGTAGCCGATGAGAAGCGCTGCTGCTGTCGCCGGAGCAACCAGCCACGCGAATAGCACCCTGCGCTTGCGCGCGACAATGAGCCCAGCAGCAG includes the following:
- a CDS encoding prepilin-type N-terminal cleavage/methylation domain-containing protein translates to MRSRDPGGFTTVELMVVVLIIGILVAIAIPVFNVARGRAQERACFANQRTIIGAVQQWVADNTEADRADLTGVVDRRSSPGTRSHPGGGPALSLLAGTCDACGGGRCDRGLHPYCDGWPGGLHLGYPGARRAVGGVGTLVGPEAVAADLEV
- the purE gene encoding 5-(carboxyamino)imidazole ribonucleotide mutase; amino-acid sequence: MSDTPLVGIIMGSKSDMDVMEGCAAQLEELGVPYETLVASAHRNPDRVHEWAGGAADRGLKVIIAAAGKAAHLGGVVAAFTPLPVVTVPMKTSDLGGLDSLLSMVQMPTGVPVACVAINGAKNAAILATQILGTSLPEYREKVVALKAQMAEA
- a CDS encoding coproporphyrinogen III oxidase family protein, which gives rise to MLAERLLTAVVRDANKKYLRLTPTEVRTLPDPVAGREYMLYVHVPFCTRLCPYCSFNRFPFSVDRAVPYFGHLRREMQMVADLGYDFTSMYVGGGTPTVMIDELCDTIDRAKSLFSIREVSSESNPDHLVPEIVDPLIGRVNRFSVGVQSFDNELLKQMERYDKYGSAEDILERLKWAAGRFHSLNVDMIFNFPSQTREMLLRDVEMLKASGTNQTTFYPLMASPAVRKSLRQTVGAVSYRRENAFYQAVSDALSGSFEHASAWTFSRTGGGMIDEYIVDYEDYVGIGSGAFSFLNGALWVNTFSLAEYAERIDAGKTGATAKRDFSSNERMRYRFMMGLFGLSLDKKAFERDFGVSIERGLPVEITFMRAAGAFDRNDDERITLTPRGRYLLVAMMREFFVGVNSVRDQARSALPDVERELLFGDAGEAACVSADAVAVAAGQTEDDEHLPVPPGAM
- the purD gene encoding phosphoribosylamine--glycine ligase — protein: MRILVLGSGGREHAIVTKLAESQKADTIYVAPGNGGTATIAENVVVDADDGQAVLEFARGNGVGLVVIGPEAPLVAGVADVVRDGGIPVFGPGAAGARIEGSKEFAKQLMHRHDIPAGFSEAFTDEAAAMEYLDEVSAPIVVKADGLAAGKGVTVAMDIHTAREAVRECFAGRFGDAGSTVLIEEFLRGPECSLLAFVDGEAVIPMAPAQDHKRAYDGDEGPNTGGMGVYSPVPIVDEAEHAVMVELLERTAKGLAEEGIDYRGVLYGGFILTDEGPKLLEFNARFGDPETQVLLPRLDGDLADIMLATAEGRLAEVDLAWRDEWAVSVVLASGGYPNDYETGKAISGISDAEALPDVTVYHAGTMLDDSGVLVTAGGRVLNVTALGADFSSARDRAYEAVARISWDGMFFRTDIGARAMRGRAAWES
- a CDS encoding adenylosuccinate synthase, which codes for MAGIVLVGAQWGDEGKGKITDLIADDFDYVVRFQGGNNAGHTVIHGGRTLKLHLIPSGIMYPHITPVIGNGCVIDPKVLLEEMDQLEADGLSTHKLLISCNAHIIMPYHRDLDGASERRLGKLEIGTTRRGIGPAYQDKASRMGLRIQDLTDEHIFRKKIEAALHEKNDILEKLYGLPTYTVDQIAEEYLEYAERIKPHIADTSLAINTALRADQWVLFEGAQGVMLDIDHGTYPFVTSSSPIAGGACTGAGVGPRVIDRVLGIAKAYITRVGSGPFPTELGDEVGRHLIEVGHEYGTTTGRERRAGWYDAVIVRYAVQVAGLTDLIITKLDVLSELDTIKVCVAYDHEGHRYNDLPCHQTKFHKARPIYEELPGWKADITGCRDFDELPKEARDYIQFIEDLAEVPVAMIAVGPSREQTIVRRWEPRQ